The following proteins are co-located in the Flammeovirga kamogawensis genome:
- a CDS encoding Rieske 2Fe-2S domain-containing protein has translation MSHDYQAVLWNPQKKKYDQFIVLGVIIYLVSFATLTLLFDSNITIETLIIRAFGSLAIILLQLILSIGPLTRLNRGFMPLLYNRRHLGVVMFLIATVHGVFSLIQFHALGDSSIIDSLFKANQNYATVGDFPFQTLGFFALIILFTMASTSHDFWNTNLGPRIWKIIHMFVYLAYLLIVFHVLLGAYQQHHSTYLLFIVSAGSLWLIGLHLYTGFLEVQKDKASNANLGKVQNDGYLWACTVEDIQDNCAKVIQLGSERIAVFKYDNKIAAVSNVCEHQNGPLGEGKVIDGCITCPWHGYQYKPEDGQSPPPFTEKIHTFKVRLEKNNIYVYPSPLPKGTPTSPAIISI, from the coding sequence ATGTCACATGATTATCAAGCAGTACTTTGGAATCCTCAGAAGAAAAAATATGATCAATTTATAGTTCTTGGAGTTATAATTTACTTAGTTTCTTTTGCTACTTTAACCTTATTATTTGATAGTAACATAACAATAGAAACATTAATAATTAGAGCATTTGGATCTTTAGCAATTATCCTGTTACAACTAATTCTAAGTATAGGTCCACTTACAAGACTTAATAGAGGTTTTATGCCTTTACTATACAATAGAAGGCATTTAGGAGTAGTCATGTTTTTAATCGCAACTGTTCATGGAGTATTTTCATTAATACAATTTCATGCTTTAGGTGATAGTTCCATTATTGACTCTCTATTTAAAGCCAATCAAAATTATGCAACTGTTGGGGATTTCCCATTTCAAACATTAGGCTTTTTTGCACTGATTATTCTTTTTACAATGGCATCTACAAGTCATGACTTTTGGAATACCAATCTTGGACCTCGGATATGGAAAATAATTCATATGTTCGTTTACCTAGCCTATTTACTTATTGTATTTCATGTTTTATTAGGGGCTTACCAACAACATCACTCTACCTATCTATTATTTATTGTAAGTGCTGGAAGTTTATGGTTAATTGGTTTACACCTTTATACTGGCTTTCTAGAAGTACAAAAGGACAAAGCATCGAATGCTAACTTAGGGAAAGTTCAGAATGATGGATATTTATGGGCTTGTACGGTTGAAGACATTCAAGATAATTGTGCTAAAGTTATTCAACTTGGCAGTGAACGCATAGCTGTTTTTAAATACGATAATAAAATTGCTGCAGTATCTAATGTCTGCGAACATCAAAATGGACCTTTAGGCGAAGGTAAAGTTATAGATGGTTGTATTACCTGCCCTTGGCATGGATATCAATACAAACCAGAAGATGGTCAATCTCCACCTCCATTCACCGAAAAAATTCACACATTTAAAGTCCGACTAGAAAAAAATAATATCTACGTTTACCCTTCACCACTTCCTAAAGGTACACCTACTTCTCCTGCAATAATTTCCATTTAA
- a CDS encoding asparagine synthetase B gives MKYIISLYFLILTQLTCFGNYILVPMDQEQNNHLKAYGVTFWVLEQEIEAEWLLNYRGGSFMFENVAHFEQELVIRGVDYTVLSNAQALQIKEEIAHPESNMDIMRLDAVPRIAVYSPPSKQPWDDAVTLVLTYAEIPYDVIFDDEVMADLLPKYDWLHLHHEDFTGQYGKFYATYGREAWYIEAQNQFEESARKHGYDKVSHLKTGVVKKIRDFCAGGGFLFAMCSATDTYDIALAAEGIDIIDYMYDGDGVDPDVHEKLNYENTFAFKDFKLKLDPYQYEYSEIDNQSYERGLREENDFFELFAFSAKWDPVPTMLTQNHQRQIKGFMGQTTAFKKHLIKSDVIVLGDCNSAKEARYIHGTFGKGTWTFFGGHDPEDYRHFVGEEPTDLNLHPSSPGYRLILNNILFPAAKKKKQKT, from the coding sequence ATGAAATACATTATCTCATTATACTTCCTAATTTTAACACAGTTGACTTGCTTCGGTAACTATATTCTCGTTCCAATGGACCAAGAACAAAACAACCATTTAAAAGCTTATGGTGTTACGTTTTGGGTTTTGGAACAAGAGATAGAAGCCGAATGGCTATTAAACTATCGTGGAGGAAGCTTTATGTTTGAAAATGTAGCTCATTTTGAACAAGAACTTGTCATTCGAGGTGTTGACTATACTGTTCTATCGAATGCACAAGCACTACAGATAAAAGAAGAAATTGCTCACCCAGAGTCAAACATGGATATCATGAGACTAGATGCAGTACCGCGTATTGCCGTATATTCTCCTCCATCTAAACAACCCTGGGATGATGCTGTAACATTAGTATTGACCTATGCAGAAATACCCTATGATGTGATTTTCGATGATGAAGTGATGGCCGACCTCTTACCAAAGTATGATTGGCTTCACTTACATCACGAAGATTTTACAGGACAATATGGTAAATTTTATGCCACCTACGGAAGAGAAGCATGGTACATAGAGGCTCAGAATCAATTTGAAGAATCTGCTAGAAAACATGGTTATGATAAAGTATCACACTTAAAAACAGGTGTGGTTAAAAAAATTAGAGATTTTTGTGCAGGTGGTGGCTTTTTGTTTGCCATGTGTTCTGCTACAGATACCTATGATATTGCATTAGCTGCAGAAGGTATTGATATTATAGATTATATGTACGATGGTGATGGTGTAGACCCTGACGTTCATGAAAAATTGAATTATGAAAACACCTTTGCTTTTAAAGATTTTAAATTAAAGCTTGATCCTTATCAATATGAATACTCTGAAATTGATAATCAATCATATGAAAGAGGATTAAGAGAAGAAAATGATTTCTTCGAGTTGTTTGCTTTTTCTGCTAAATGGGACCCTGTTCCTACTATGCTTACCCAAAATCATCAAAGACAAATTAAAGGATTTATGGGACAAACAACTGCCTTTAAAAAACACTTAATAAAGAGCGATGTAATTGTTCTTGGTGATTGTAACTCAGCTAAAGAAGCTCGATACATTCACGGTACTTTCGGTAAAGGTACTTGGACATTCTTTGGAGGCCATGATCCAGAAGATTACAGACACTTTGTTGGTGAGGAACCTACTGACTTGAATCTGCACCCAAGTTCTCCTGGCTACCGATTAATACTTAATAATATTTTATTTCCGGCAGCTAAGAAGAAAAAACAAAAAACGTGA
- a CDS encoding ABC transporter permease — protein MYLITYIIEAITSVRANKLRSFLTSAMIAIGIMALVGIMTAIDAVQDSINSGMDDLGVSNFTITDLTRRRGKFGRKVSKKNTITYEQLRKFKKLLPVEGKISVQTPISSSLEIKRLSKKTTPNYGVVGIDEMYFSNNGYSLKEGRSFSSVELSQGQNVAIIAKDVRLKLFDKNEDPIDKSIGFKGKKYRVIGVLEEKGGIGEGDADRQVFIPLLNANKFAAQQLLNYTATVNITDPRGLDYAMSEARGILRIIRKDQLGKPDSFEIKRNDSLNSEFDQMTFTLRIGGLAIAVVTLLGASIGLMNIMMVSVTERTREIGIRKALGATPTAIRQQFLLEAIFICLIGGAVGAFLGAGIGNVIAAFLESESFVLPWVWIIISIFVCVAVGVISGYYPARKASRLDPIESLRFE, from the coding sequence ATGTACTTAATAACATATATAATAGAGGCAATTACCTCTGTAAGAGCAAATAAACTTCGGTCTTTCTTAACTTCTGCAATGATTGCTATTGGTATTATGGCTTTAGTGGGAATAATGACTGCTATTGATGCAGTTCAGGATTCTATTAATTCTGGTATGGATGATCTTGGTGTAAGTAATTTCACAATTACAGATTTAACACGTAGAAGAGGTAAGTTTGGTAGGAAAGTATCTAAAAAGAATACAATTACTTACGAGCAACTGCGTAAGTTTAAGAAATTATTACCTGTAGAGGGAAAAATTAGTGTTCAGACACCAATATCTAGTTCTTTGGAAATTAAAAGATTATCTAAGAAAACTACACCTAATTATGGTGTGGTAGGTATTGATGAAATGTATTTTTCAAATAATGGTTACTCTTTGAAAGAAGGAAGATCATTTTCGTCTGTAGAATTATCTCAAGGACAGAATGTAGCAATAATTGCTAAAGATGTTCGGCTAAAATTGTTTGATAAAAATGAAGACCCGATTGATAAATCAATAGGTTTTAAGGGTAAAAAGTATAGAGTAATTGGTGTTTTAGAAGAAAAAGGAGGTATTGGAGAAGGAGATGCAGATAGGCAAGTTTTTATTCCTTTACTGAATGCAAATAAGTTTGCAGCTCAACAGCTATTAAATTATACAGCCACAGTTAATATAACTGATCCAAGAGGTTTAGATTATGCTATGAGTGAAGCAAGAGGGATTTTACGAATAATTAGAAAAGATCAATTAGGTAAACCTGATTCTTTTGAAATTAAAAGAAACGATTCGCTAAATAGTGAATTTGATCAGATGACTTTTACACTTAGAATAGGAGGTTTAGCCATTGCTGTAGTAACACTTTTAGGAGCATCTATAGGATTAATGAATATCATGATGGTATCTGTTACAGAAAGAACAAGAGAAATTGGTATTAGAAAAGCTTTAGGGGCTACACCTACTGCTATTCGACAGCAATTTTTATTAGAAGCAATCTTTATTTGTTTAATTGGTGGTGCTGTAGGAGCATTTTTAGGAGCAGGAATTGGGAATGTGATAGCAGCTTTCTTAGAATCTGAGAGTTTTGTTCTACCATGGGTGTGGATAATAATCTCAATTTTTGTTTGTGTAGCTGTTGGTGTTATTTCTGGCTATTACCCAGCAAGAAAGGCATCTAGGTTAGATCCAATAGAATCTTTAAGATTTGAATAA
- a CDS encoding DUF1254 domain-containing protein yields MISKITPILPFLFMGQILVGCNQQTTPKEEAAVTTEVQKMKMSTAIPDGIESPNVIKSKTLGDLSFYDGVPLPKTVDKVYDYLDLVNAIDAYTKGIQLASMEAMKQGILSFGPANQTALLFEDLMDSKALFLTANTTSVYMTSWLELSDEPMVIETPPDVLGIIDDHYFKYVADFGRLGPDKSKGGKFLILPPNYKGKVPKGYFVKQANTYGHWIIWRGFQKNGSPAPAIADTKKTFKVYPLSQKDNPPAMNFIDVSGKEFNTIHKMDERIYDEINAVVQAEPSFGENPEILGSLAAIGIEKGKKFAPDSRMKEILKEAAKIGSAIVRTEMAKPRSEYLFKFPNTQWLNPLAYKSYLFEHNGARLLDARSAFHFYATGITPAMSMKIVGKGSQYSIAYSDKDGNTFDGSKTYKFHVPANPPMKDFWSFTIYDNQTRSMLQTDQRFPGIDSNQKGLVQNEDGSWDIFIGPKAPKGFEKNWIQTNPSKGWNTIFRLYGPLEPWFDNKWYPSDAILVQ; encoded by the coding sequence ATGATTAGTAAAATAACTCCTATTTTACCCTTCTTATTTATGGGGCAAATACTTGTTGGTTGTAATCAACAAACAACACCTAAAGAAGAAGCTGCTGTCACTACTGAAGTACAGAAAATGAAAATGTCTACAGCAATACCTGATGGCATAGAAAGTCCTAATGTAATTAAGTCTAAAACCTTAGGCGATTTATCTTTTTATGACGGTGTTCCTTTACCAAAAACTGTAGATAAAGTATACGATTATCTTGATTTAGTAAATGCCATTGATGCCTATACAAAAGGAATTCAGTTAGCATCTATGGAAGCTATGAAACAAGGTATTTTATCTTTTGGTCCTGCTAATCAGACTGCTTTGCTTTTTGAAGACTTGATGGATTCTAAAGCCTTATTTTTAACTGCAAATACAACGTCTGTATATATGACGTCGTGGTTAGAACTTAGTGATGAGCCTATGGTTATTGAAACACCTCCTGATGTTTTAGGAATTATTGATGATCACTATTTTAAATATGTAGCAGATTTTGGACGTTTAGGTCCAGATAAATCAAAAGGTGGTAAATTTTTAATCTTACCTCCTAATTACAAAGGGAAAGTACCAAAAGGATATTTTGTAAAACAAGCCAATACATATGGTCATTGGATTATTTGGAGAGGATTTCAAAAAAATGGAAGTCCAGCTCCTGCTATTGCAGACACGAAAAAAACATTCAAGGTGTATCCTTTATCTCAAAAAGATAATCCTCCAGCAATGAACTTTATAGATGTTTCTGGTAAAGAGTTCAATACTATTCATAAAATGGATGAACGAATTTATGACGAAATTAATGCTGTAGTTCAGGCAGAACCTTCTTTTGGTGAGAACCCAGAAATTTTAGGATCGTTGGCGGCAATTGGAATTGAAAAGGGTAAAAAGTTTGCCCCAGATAGTAGAATGAAAGAAATTTTAAAAGAAGCTGCTAAAATTGGTAGTGCTATTGTTCGTACAGAAATGGCAAAACCAAGAAGTGAGTATTTATTTAAATTTCCAAATACTCAATGGTTAAACCCATTAGCTTATAAGAGTTATTTATTTGAGCATAATGGAGCACGGTTATTAGATGCTAGAAGTGCTTTCCATTTTTATGCAACAGGAATTACACCTGCAATGTCTATGAAAATAGTTGGAAAAGGATCTCAATATTCTATAGCATATTCTGATAAAGATGGAAATACTTTTGACGGAAGTAAAACATATAAATTCCACGTTCCTGCTAACCCTCCAATGAAAGATTTTTGGTCGTTTACTATTTATGATAATCAAACTAGATCTATGCTTCAAACAGACCAAAGGTTTCCTGGAATTGATAGTAATCAAAAAGGTTTAGTACAAAATGAAGATGGATCATGGGATATCTTCATTGGTCCAAAAGCACCTAAAGGTTTTGAGAAAAACTGGATTCAAACTAACCCTTCTAAAGGATGGAATACAATATTTAGACTTTATGGTCCTTTAGAACCATGGTTTGATAATAAATGGTACCCATCCGATGCTATTTTGGTACAATAA
- a CDS encoding cystatin domain-containing protein, with translation MNQEVKNAVNFGLTEIRTTSHLKKIIKAKQQIVSGINYEVEFELENKEIWTIKVYKDLSGNYSLLDKSKQK, from the coding sequence ATTAATCAGGAAGTTAAGAATGCTGTTAATTTTGGTTTAACCGAGATTAGAACTACTTCTCATCTAAAAAAAATTATTAAAGCAAAACAACAAATTGTTAGCGGGATAAATTATGAAGTAGAATTTGAGTTAGAGAATAAAGAAATTTGGACTATAAAAGTTTATAAAGACCTTTCTGGCAACTACTCTCTTCTAGATAAATCAAAACAGAAATAA
- a CDS encoding VOC family protein — protein sequence MKIEHLAIWVRDIEKMKDFYIKYFGMKSNDLYVNQKKQFTSYFLSFDDSPTRIELMTRPDIIALEGSHGTAFGLTHFSISVSNRDIVDNLTERFRADGFKILGEPRITGDGYYESVVADPEGNRIEITD from the coding sequence ATGAAAATAGAACATTTAGCAATTTGGGTACGTGACATTGAAAAAATGAAAGACTTTTATATTAAGTACTTTGGTATGAAAAGTAATGATTTGTATGTCAATCAAAAAAAACAATTCACTTCTTATTTCTTATCTTTTGATGATTCTCCAACTAGAATTGAACTTATGACAAGACCTGATATTATTGCTCTAGAAGGAAGTCATGGAACAGCTTTTGGCTTAACTCATTTTTCAATATCAGTAAGCAATCGTGACATCGTTGACAATCTAACGGAAAGATTTCGTGCTGACGGATTTAAAATTTTAGGCGAACCTAGAATTACAGGCGATGGTTATTATGAAAGTGTAGTGGCTGATCCTGAAGGTAACCGTATTGAAATTACAGATTAG
- a CDS encoding helix-turn-helix domain-containing protein encodes MEITSHNVNHYPDLIERLWIIDNKEEDTDIITPPSQYVNIIIPLNHSTYTYNGEVKQTPQIEGLSLQSSCIHYPKGSRFIGVRLYPHGLHSFLDIQGQEIMNKSIDFYPTLDVSIFNKSSTDVERLNNIYDQLKKMFIQKNYNEANLVREYYQYFRKTESMISIDEYCKEHSTNYTSLNRLFSKIIGLSPKRFERLIKFRRSLCDLIDSEESLTNIATDSGYFDQAHFIREFKYFLNRTPSAYQNLIKTADKETNIINYNFRLF; translated from the coding sequence ATGGAAATTACCTCTCATAATGTAAATCATTACCCCGACCTAATAGAACGTCTTTGGATTATTGATAACAAAGAAGAGGATACCGATATTATCACACCTCCTAGTCAGTATGTCAATATAATTATTCCTTTAAATCATTCAACTTATACATACAATGGAGAAGTAAAACAAACTCCTCAAATTGAAGGATTAAGTTTACAATCTTCTTGTATTCATTATCCAAAAGGAAGTCGATTTATAGGAGTTCGCTTATACCCTCATGGATTACATTCTTTCTTAGATATTCAAGGACAAGAAATCATGAATAAAAGTATAGACTTCTACCCAACTTTAGATGTTTCTATATTTAATAAGAGCAGTACTGATGTAGAAAGATTGAACAATATCTATGATCAATTAAAAAAGATGTTCATTCAAAAAAATTATAATGAAGCTAATCTAGTACGTGAATATTATCAATATTTCAGAAAAACAGAGTCGATGATTTCTATCGATGAGTATTGCAAAGAGCACAGTACCAACTATACTTCTTTAAACAGATTATTTTCTAAAATTATAGGTTTATCACCTAAACGATTTGAACGCTTAATAAAATTCAGAAGGTCTCTATGTGATTTAATTGATAGTGAAGAAAGCTTAACCAATATTGCTACAGATTCAGGGTATTTTGATCAGGCACATTTTATAAGAGAGTTTAAATATTTTTTAAATAGAACTCCTTCTGCTTATCAAAATTTGATAAAAACTGCAGATAAAGAAACCAATATTATTAATTATAATTTTAGACTTTTTTAA
- a CDS encoding sigma-70 family RNA polymerase sigma factor, protein METELISVWNEMNDRLINFVKGKTQDEELSKDIVQEVFLKVFSKIDTLKDKNKLVSWIYQITRNEIVSHFRQYKFDMPSDDFFQEKEFEKEDLNSEVIEYMHPMIDTLPPKYRDALILSDIEKVPQKELAERLQISYSGAKSRVQRGRQMLRATYDKCCNITTDIYGDVLECKPKKCDDTCD, encoded by the coding sequence ATGGAAACAGAATTAATATCGGTTTGGAATGAGATGAATGATCGTTTAATTAATTTCGTCAAAGGCAAAACCCAAGATGAAGAGCTGTCTAAAGATATAGTACAAGAAGTTTTTTTAAAGGTTTTCTCTAAAATTGATACACTAAAAGATAAGAATAAATTGGTCTCTTGGATTTATCAGATAACTAGAAATGAAATAGTATCTCATTTTCGACAGTATAAATTTGATATGCCATCTGATGATTTTTTTCAAGAAAAAGAATTCGAAAAAGAAGATTTAAATTCAGAAGTAATAGAATATATGCATCCTATGATAGATACCTTACCACCGAAATATAGAGATGCTTTAATTCTATCTGATATTGAAAAAGTACCTCAGAAAGAATTGGCAGAGAGGTTACAAATATCATATTCAGGTGCTAAATCACGTGTTCAAAGAGGTAGGCAAATGTTACGAGCAACCTATGATAAATGCTGCAATATTACTACGGATATTTATGGTGATGTCTTAGAATGTAAACCAAAAAAGTGTGATGATACTTGTGACTAA
- a CDS encoding MalY/PatB family protein has product MSLLDIKHEVKNKFAKSNPRFLESMFGSTEVTPLWIADMDFKVAEPITKELARLVERGIYSYEFIEKDVFKAIKDWNFRRNQLDLNTKAFLQVPGVLTGISLLVRELSKEGEGVVVQTPVYHQFFKVIKSAKREVVENPLKIIEGKYTIDFEDLELKFKNENVKLMILCNPHNPVGRVWTKEEMTKLIELANQYDVTIISDEIHSDIIFSPSKFTSIVSLDTLNKHVAVIGSPAKTFGMHSISNGYLYISNEEIHKQLKDVITGMYLDHGNALSAYATIAAYTQGEDWLNELLAYLQKTNNWIEDFVEKELPEVKLFKPEGTYQIWLDFSSLNLSEDALNHLVVDKANLALTPGNWFGDNHSSFMRLNTASTLSTIQEAFTKLKEAIKCGVDVKGLDNKSQGSCCSC; this is encoded by the coding sequence ATGAGTTTATTAGATATTAAGCACGAAGTAAAAAATAAGTTTGCTAAAAGTAATCCGCGTTTTTTAGAATCTATGTTTGGAAGCACAGAGGTAACCCCTTTGTGGATTGCTGATATGGATTTTAAAGTAGCTGAACCAATAACAAAAGAATTAGCTCGCCTTGTTGAAAGAGGCATTTATAGTTATGAATTTATAGAAAAAGATGTTTTTAAAGCCATCAAAGACTGGAACTTTAGAAGAAATCAACTTGATTTAAATACAAAAGCATTTTTACAAGTACCCGGTGTGCTTACGGGAATTTCATTGTTAGTTAGAGAATTATCTAAAGAAGGTGAAGGTGTAGTTGTTCAAACTCCTGTTTATCATCAATTTTTTAAAGTAATAAAGTCGGCTAAAAGAGAAGTAGTAGAAAATCCTTTAAAAATAATTGAAGGAAAATACACTATTGATTTTGAAGATCTAGAATTAAAGTTTAAAAATGAGAATGTAAAGTTGATGATTCTTTGTAATCCGCACAATCCTGTTGGACGTGTTTGGACGAAAGAAGAAATGACAAAATTAATAGAATTGGCTAATCAATATGATGTTACAATTATTAGCGATGAAATACATTCTGATATAATTTTTTCGCCATCAAAATTTACGAGTATAGTATCTTTAGATACGTTAAATAAACATGTTGCAGTAATCGGATCGCCAGCAAAGACTTTTGGTATGCACAGTATTTCTAATGGGTATTTATACATCTCGAATGAGGAAATACACAAGCAATTGAAAGATGTTATTACAGGTATGTACCTTGATCATGGAAATGCATTATCTGCTTATGCTACAATTGCTGCTTATACTCAAGGGGAGGATTGGCTGAACGAATTATTAGCTTATTTACAAAAGACAAATAATTGGATTGAGGATTTTGTTGAAAAGGAATTGCCAGAAGTAAAGTTATTTAAACCTGAAGGAACGTACCAGATTTGGTTAGATTTTAGTAGTTTAAATCTTTCTGAAGATGCTTTAAATCATTTAGTTGTAGATAAAGCAAATCTAGCATTAACTCCCGGAAATTGGTTTGGAGATAATCATTCTTCATTCATGAGATTGAATACCGCATCTACATTATCTACAATACAAGAAGCTTTTACCAAATTAAAAGAAGCAATAAAATGTGGTGTAGATGTTAAAGGTTTAGATAATAAGTCTCAAGGTTCTTGTTGTTCTTGCTAA
- a CDS encoding NfeD family protein, whose product MKQFVHYILLGLLLFSSLNTFAEDKDPIVFEFALRAEIDPRTSRLVENALNEATELNADYVIIDLDTYGGAVNDADKIRQLILDYPKPIFAFINKNAASAGALISIACDSIYMESGSNIGAATVVMGGSGEKAPDKYQSYMRSMMRSTAEANGRNPQIAEAMVDQDLVVEGVSEEGAVITFTTTEAIKHGFCEAEVTGVKEILERNNISSYELKKYTPPTTESIISLFLNPAISSILILIILGGIYFELQSPGIGFPIAAAILAAILYLVPYYLNGMAANWELIIIAAGLVLIMLEIFVVPGFGITGISGIVSLILGLTLVMLDNDYFDFTFVSTDSIATSLISVTSAIFIGGGGIFLFGHKLLDSPMFNKIALEDTLDSSADFLVTSYVGLTGLAYTVLRPAGKVKIDDQVYDATTEGDFISKGTPIEVVEQSGSTLKVRTIS is encoded by the coding sequence ATGAAACAATTCGTTCATTATATATTATTAGGTTTATTACTATTTAGTAGCCTAAACACATTTGCAGAAGATAAAGACCCCATCGTTTTCGAATTTGCATTACGTGCTGAAATTGACCCAAGAACTTCTAGATTAGTAGAAAATGCACTCAACGAGGCCACTGAATTAAATGCAGATTATGTAATTATTGATCTTGATACTTACGGCGGTGCTGTAAATGATGCTGATAAAATTCGTCAGTTAATTTTAGATTATCCAAAACCAATTTTTGCATTTATCAATAAAAATGCTGCAAGTGCTGGAGCATTAATATCTATTGCCTGTGATTCTATCTACATGGAATCTGGTTCTAATATTGGAGCAGCAACTGTAGTTATGGGTGGATCTGGAGAAAAAGCTCCTGATAAATACCAATCATATATGCGTTCAATGATGCGCTCTACTGCTGAAGCAAATGGAAGAAATCCACAAATCGCTGAAGCAATGGTAGATCAAGACCTAGTAGTTGAAGGTGTTTCTGAAGAAGGTGCAGTTATTACATTTACTACTACTGAAGCTATAAAGCATGGATTCTGTGAAGCAGAGGTGACTGGAGTTAAAGAGATTTTAGAAAGAAACAACATTAGTTCTTATGAACTTAAAAAATATACTCCTCCAACAACAGAATCTATTATTTCATTGTTTTTAAACCCTGCCATAAGTAGTATTCTGATATTAATAATTTTGGGAGGAATCTATTTTGAGCTTCAATCTCCAGGAATAGGATTTCCTATTGCAGCAGCTATACTTGCTGCTATTTTATATTTAGTACCCTATTACCTAAATGGTATGGCCGCAAATTGGGAGCTAATAATAATTGCCGCAGGTCTCGTATTAATAATGCTAGAAATTTTTGTTGTTCCTGGCTTTGGCATTACAGGAATTTCCGGAATTGTTAGTTTAATTTTAGGACTTACATTGGTAATGCTAGATAACGACTATTTCGATTTCACTTTTGTTTCTACTGACAGTATTGCCACCTCTTTAATTAGCGTTACATCTGCTATTTTTATTGGCGGAGGAGGAATCTTCTTGTTCGGTCATAAATTATTGGATAGCCCAATGTTTAATAAAATTGCTTTAGAAGATACATTAGATAGTTCTGCGGATTTCTTGGTTACCTCTTATGTAGGTCTTACAGGACTTGCCTATACAGTTTTAAGACCAGCAGGAAAAGTAAAAATTGATGATCAGGTATATGATGCCACTACAGAAGGTGACTTTATTTCTAAAGGAACTCCTATAGAAGTAGTTGAGCAAAGTGGTTCTACACTAAAAGTGAGAACAATAAGCTAA
- a CDS encoding DUF4905 domain-containing protein gives MDKLQLNYSFKAHGLIWRVMYSASLKVILLEMRDGERKEVSFAALNVVSGKVLWEGLQLDDSWWVSMAGVKDGFLYFSRFDAESSIPKVSNLIKLDILEAAIIEDNQEDPIDLVSAENFTLPIVYSKEVSHNSTLTEFLGSKNYIVEEGDIHYLESNDKIIFVFLENSSGELRRKLLICNLSGDVIYEDTMDVAVKAQIMDSFFVVENMLLYIKDKEIWNAVPLA, from the coding sequence ATGGATAAACTTCAATTAAACTATTCTTTTAAAGCACACGGTCTTATCTGGCGCGTAATGTATTCAGCGTCTTTAAAGGTAATATTATTAGAGATGCGTGATGGAGAAAGAAAAGAAGTAAGTTTTGCAGCTTTGAATGTAGTATCAGGAAAAGTATTGTGGGAAGGTCTACAATTAGATGATTCTTGGTGGGTATCTATGGCAGGTGTGAAAGATGGCTTTTTGTATTTTTCTCGATTTGATGCAGAAAGTAGTATTCCTAAAGTCAGTAACCTGATAAAATTAGATATTTTAGAAGCTGCAATTATTGAAGATAATCAAGAAGATCCAATAGACTTAGTAAGTGCCGAGAACTTTACTTTACCTATAGTTTATTCAAAAGAGGTTTCTCATAATTCAACATTAACGGAGTTTTTAGGTTCAAAAAATTACATAGTTGAAGAGGGAGATATTCATTATTTAGAGAGCAATGATAAAATTATTTTTGTGTTCTTAGAAAATAGTAGTGGTGAACTTCGTAGAAAACTATTAATTTGTAATTTATCCGGAGATGTAATCTACGAGGATACTATGGATGTAGCTGTAAAAGCACAGATTATGGATAGTTTCTTTGTAGTAGAAAATATGCTTCTCTATATTAAGGATAAAGAAATTTGGAATGCAGTTCCCCTAGCATAA